The following nucleotide sequence is from Chryseobacterium sp. CY350.
ATTAAAATTAAAAAAATTAGCAATAAGATGATAGATTTTAGTAAAACGAATAGTTTGGTTCCCGTGATCATTCAGGATGACAGAACTTTACAGGTTTTGATGTTGGGTTATATGAACGAAGAAGCATTAGAAAAAACAAAAAAAGAAGGCATTGTTACTTTTTTCAGTCGTTCAAAAAACGGATTATGGACAAAAGGTGAGGAGTCCGGGAATTTTTTAAAAGTAAAAAATATAGCAATAGATTGTGATCAGGATACGATTTTGATAAAAGCAATACCTGAAAATATTGTTTGCCACACCGGAAGTTTCAGTTGTTTCGGAGATAAAGAATCGAAAGGATTTTTGTACGAATTAGAAGAAAAAATTGCCCAAAGGATAGATAACAAAGTTGAAGAATCCTACACATATTCGCTATACAAAAAAGGGATTAATAAAGTCGCACAAAAAGTAGGAGAGGAAGCAGTAGAAGTGGTGATTGAAGCAAAAGATAATGATGCAGACCTGTTTAAAAATGAAGCGGCAGATCTTCTTTATCATTTTTTGATTTTACTGAAAGCCAAAAACTTTTCTTTGCAGGAAATCGAAGAGATTCTGGTGAAGCGCAATCGATAAAAAACCTGCAGATGCAGGTTTTAAATTTATTTTTTAATTACGATTTTTCTGGTCGCGCTTTGGTTTTCCGTTTCTATTGAGCAAAGATAAACACCATTTGGTAAATCTGAAGTGTTCAATTCAGTTTCATTTTCTTTAGACAAAACTAACTTTCCGGACATGTCTGTGATCTCAACTTTAAAATCTTTGATATCTTTTGG
It contains:
- the hisIE gene encoding bifunctional phosphoribosyl-AMP cyclohydrolase/phosphoribosyl-ATP diphosphatase HisIE, whose product is MIDFSKTNSLVPVIIQDDRTLQVLMLGYMNEEALEKTKKEGIVTFFSRSKNGLWTKGEESGNFLKVKNIAIDCDQDTILIKAIPENIVCHTGSFSCFGDKESKGFLYELEEKIAQRIDNKVEESYTYSLYKKGINKVAQKVGEEAVEVVIEAKDNDADLFKNEAADLLYHFLILLKAKNFSLQEIEEILVKRNR